In Sphingobacterium thalpophilum, a genomic segment contains:
- a CDS encoding Arm DNA-binding domain-containing protein: MKTQNCTFGVIFYLKKQKTTAQGTAPIYARVTVNGKRTEISVKRSVAVLGWDAKKGLAKGSREETAELNRFLARFKAKIIDAYQELVLSGNTVDGAVIRERVTGSAQSGRTLGSLELQLKSGDFLCC; the protein is encoded by the coding sequence ATGAAAACACAAAATTGCACATTCGGGGTTATCTTTTACCTCAAGAAGCAGAAAACAACAGCACAGGGAACAGCACCTATCTATGCAAGGGTAACGGTGAACGGCAAACGTACGGAAATATCCGTCAAACGTTCGGTAGCTGTTTTGGGATGGGATGCAAAAAAGGGCTTGGCAAAGGGAAGCCGTGAGGAAACGGCGGAACTTAACCGATTTCTTGCCCGCTTCAAGGCAAAAATCATTGACGCCTACCAAGAACTGGTATTGTCGGGAAATACGGTTGACGGCGCGGTCATCCGTGAACGGGTAACGGGGTCTGCACAGTCGGGGCGGACACTCGGCAGTCTGGAATTGCAACTTAAAAGTGGAGACTTTTTATGCTGCTAA
- a CDS encoding IS3 family transposase (programmed frameshift), whose translation MKRVFDDSFKKMAVELSYSKGSVLEAAKELDMDASRLSKWRMDPRYNGGTVLPKNDKLSPEEQEIRELKKRLRDAELENGYLKKGGGHLFQGRLRKYEFIREHINTFPVEKMCHTIKVSSSGFYKWLIRPQSMREKRTAELSALIKQEYENSHQIYGSPRITQELKKKNKQVSRSYVARLMKKLNLRSKIRRKYKVTTDSSHKYGVAENLLGRDFSAGALSQKWVGDITYIKTASGWTYLTTVIDLADRKVVGWSFSNDMTAGNTTVKALAMAIKNRGIKPGLIFHSDRGIQYACDEFKLMLSKSDIKQSMSRKGNCWDNAVAESFFKTLKTECIYHHKFVNREIAKLEVFRYIEGFYHAKRIHSAIGYRTPNEMEMFYRSKQKLAA comes from the exons ATGAAAAGAGTATTTGACGATTCCTTTAAGAAAATGGCAGTAGAGCTTTCTTACAGCAAAGGTTCGGTATTAGAAGCAGCAAAAGAACTGGACATGGATGCCAGTAGATTAAGTAAATGGCGCATGGATCCCAGATATAATGGTGGTACCGTATTGCCTAAAAACGACAAATTGAGTCCTGAGGAGCAAGAAATCAGGGAACTAAAGAAGAGATTACGGGATGCAGAATTAGAGAACG GCTATCTTAAAAAAGGCGGTGGCCATCTTTTCCAAGGGAGACTGAGAAAATACGAGTTCATACGTGAACATATAAATACCTTTCCAGTTGAAAAGATGTGCCATACGATCAAAGTTAGCAGCAGCGGATTTTATAAGTGGCTTATCAGACCACAAAGTATGCGGGAGAAAAGGACCGCGGAACTGTCTGCTCTGATAAAACAGGAATATGAGAACAGCCATCAGATATACGGAAGCCCCCGCATTACCCAGGAACTGAAGAAAAAGAACAAGCAGGTATCCAGGTCCTATGTAGCGCGCTTAATGAAGAAATTGAATTTAAGGAGCAAGATACGAAGGAAATATAAAGTGACTACCGATTCCAGCCATAAGTACGGGGTAGCGGAAAATCTCCTCGGTAGAGATTTTTCAGCGGGTGCATTATCCCAAAAATGGGTTGGTGATATTACCTATATAAAGACTGCTTCCGGGTGGACTTACCTTACTACGGTTATTGATCTGGCTGATCGGAAAGTTGTTGGATGGTCATTTAGTAATGACATGACTGCAGGTAATACCACGGTTAAGGCATTGGCAATGGCTATAAAAAATAGGGGAATAAAACCGGGGCTGATATTTCATTCCGACAGAGGGATCCAATATGCATGTGATGAGTTTAAGCTTATGCTAAGTAAAAGTGATATAAAACAGAGCATGAGCCGTAAAGGTAACTGCTGGGATAACGCTGTAGCTGAAAGCTTTTTCAAAACACTAAAAACAGAATGTATATACCATCATAAATTTGTCAACAGGGAGATTGCAAAGCTAGAGGTGTTCAGGTACATTGAAGGATTTTACCACGCCAAAAGGATACATTCTGCGATTGGATATAGAACTCCAAATGAAATGGAAATGTTCTACCGATCAAAACAGAAATTAGCAGCATAA
- a CDS encoding MobC family plasmid mobilization relaxosome protein, whose translation MKKLAKEKGTDGKKRTRGRPKKAITRSVSLVVRMTPTERLAIAGKARNAGMRISDWFRQSAKVSVIKPRLSKEETGHLRTLSGMANNLNQLTKLAHKGGLVSIMADLRRLLNEVERLMERIGKDDS comes from the coding sequence ATGAAAAAATTGGCAAAAGAAAAAGGCACGGACGGCAAAAAGCGCACACGTGGAAGACCTAAAAAAGCCATCACCCGAAGCGTTTCGCTCGTGGTTAGGATGACCCCAACCGAACGTTTGGCGATTGCAGGGAAAGCGAGAAACGCAGGCATGCGGATAAGCGATTGGTTTCGGCAGTCCGCAAAGGTCTCCGTGATAAAACCGAGGCTGTCAAAAGAAGAAACAGGACACCTGCGCACATTGTCTGGCATGGCAAATAACTTAAACCAGTTGACCAAACTTGCACACAAGGGAGGGCTTGTGTCAATCATGGCGGATCTGCGCAGATTACTGAACGAAGTGGAGCGGTTAATGGAAAGGATTGGTAAGGATGATAGCTAA
- a CDS encoding relaxase/mobilization nuclease domain-containing protein, with protein MIAKVITGKSFGGCVRYLLEREQSAVLDSAGVRDYDIKAIIADLNAQRKMRPQLGNAVGHTVLSWSNEDRAKLTVEKMAEHAREYMEKMGIMNTQYVTVLHSDKKHPHLHIVYNRVDNDGKTIGNFNHWHKSRKICREMTERYGYHLGKGKAQVNRQALRGNDKLRYAIHDAIKSVMAKATTWKQVETVLARQGIGIHYKYRSGTNEVQGISFEKDGVKFKGSAIDRKYSFASMEKQLSENRGTEISQSVTDNRPLAEQIREILQQPQQSHTYEPQGWGLLDALLDTFTPPEPESMSDAERRRRKRKKQEAQSRGIKR; from the coding sequence ATGATAGCTAAGGTTATTACGGGCAAGAGTTTTGGCGGTTGCGTTCGTTACCTGTTGGAACGTGAGCAGTCCGCCGTTCTGGATTCGGCAGGTGTTAGGGATTATGACATCAAGGCGATTATTGCCGACCTCAACGCACAGCGCAAGATGCGCCCACAGCTTGGCAATGCCGTTGGGCATACCGTCCTTAGCTGGAGCAACGAGGACAGGGCAAAGCTCACCGTGGAGAAGATGGCGGAACACGCAAGGGAATACATGGAAAAGATGGGCATCATGAATACCCAATACGTGACCGTACTGCATTCAGACAAAAAGCATCCGCACTTGCATATTGTCTACAACCGAGTGGACAACGATGGAAAGACGATAGGCAATTTCAACCATTGGCACAAGAGCCGAAAGATATGCAGGGAGATGACGGAGCGGTACGGTTACCATCTCGGCAAGGGTAAGGCACAGGTAAACAGGCAGGCGTTGCGTGGCAACGACAAACTACGTTATGCCATACACGATGCCATTAAATCCGTCATGGCGAAAGCCACCACATGGAAGCAGGTTGAAACGGTGCTTGCAAGGCAGGGCATTGGCATCCATTACAAGTACCGTAGCGGTACAAATGAAGTGCAGGGCATTTCCTTTGAAAAGGACGGCGTGAAGTTCAAAGGCTCGGCTATTGATAGAAAATACAGTTTCGCCAGTATGGAGAAACAGTTAAGTGAAAATCGAGGAACCGAAATATCACAATCGGTGACCGACAACCGTCCGCTCGCTGAACAGATTAGGGAGATATTGCAACAGCCACAGCAGTCGCACACATACGAACCGCAGGGATGGGGATTGCTCGATGCACTTCTGGACACTTTCACACCACCCGAACCCGAAAGCATGAGCGATGCGGAAAGGCGCAGGCGGAAAAGGAAAAAGCAGGAAGCACAGTCAAGAGGGATAAAACGATAA
- a CDS encoding SymE family type I addiction module toxin, which translates to MRTHKKKVSERPEVRSLKIQPTIKSNRWSETTVPVIRLRGLWLDRLGFSPKKRVTVTTMDKLLIIRLDE; encoded by the coding sequence ATGCGAACACACAAGAAGAAAGTAAGCGAACGACCCGAGGTCAGAAGCTTAAAAATTCAGCCAACCATCAAGTCTAATCGTTGGAGTGAAACCACGGTTCCCGTTATCAGATTAAGAGGGCTATGGCTCGACAGATTGGGATTTTCTCCCAAAAAACGAGTAACAGTCACAACAATGGACAAATTGCTCATTATTCGATTGGACGAATAA
- a CDS encoding tyrosine-type recombinase/integrase encodes MATNNIAKYITGFLGVYLPHERNVSPNTISAYRDGFVSFFSFLRDEKQIKIENAILSDINRDNVVEYLRWLIERQGNSIATRNNRLAAIHSFVAYLQYDSIEYLDQWQKVLKIGNLKKAHPTPVYFTKEGIKLLLEQPDSASYQGLRHLTVLALMYDTGCRVQELADLTVESMRIQYQPYSIKVYGKGRKVRIVPLSEHVVVILKKYMERYNVDYEIDIKRPIFCNSAGNKLTRAGITYILKKYADMARIYDSNLIPEVTSCHQLRHSRAIHLLQSGVNLVWIRDLLGHTSVQTTEIYARADSKQKREAIEQASECLTPNQVTGEWIDNSNLITWLKGLGKK; translated from the coding sequence ATGGCAACGAATAACATAGCAAAATATATCACAGGTTTCCTTGGTGTGTATCTTCCGCACGAGCGAAACGTCAGCCCCAATACCATATCCGCGTACCGCGATGGTTTTGTCTCCTTTTTTTCCTTCTTGAGGGATGAGAAACAGATAAAGATTGAAAATGCGATTTTGTCAGATATTAATAGGGATAATGTGGTTGAATATCTACGATGGCTGATTGAGCGGCAGGGAAACAGTATTGCGACGCGCAATAATAGATTGGCAGCGATACATTCCTTTGTAGCATATCTTCAGTATGATAGCATCGAATACCTGGATCAGTGGCAAAAAGTCCTGAAGATTGGAAATCTGAAAAAAGCACATCCTACCCCGGTATACTTTACAAAAGAAGGAATAAAGCTTCTACTTGAACAACCGGATAGTGCATCTTATCAAGGGCTGAGACACCTTACGGTCCTTGCTTTGATGTATGATACAGGTTGTCGGGTACAGGAACTGGCTGACCTGACGGTAGAGTCAATGCGAATACAGTATCAGCCATACTCGATCAAGGTATATGGAAAAGGAAGAAAAGTGAGAATAGTACCGCTTTCTGAGCATGTCGTCGTAATACTCAAGAAGTATATGGAAAGGTACAATGTTGACTACGAGATTGATATAAAAAGACCGATCTTTTGTAATAGCGCGGGGAATAAACTCACCAGAGCCGGTATAACCTATATCTTAAAGAAATATGCAGATATGGCCCGTATATACGATTCTAATCTTATTCCCGAGGTTACCAGTTGCCATCAGTTAAGGCATAGTCGCGCAATCCACCTGTTGCAATCTGGTGTAAATCTGGTTTGGATAAGGGATCTTTTGGGGCATACCTCGGTCCAGACCACAGAGATATATGCAAGGGCCGACTCAAAACAGAAAAGAGAGGCTATAGAACAGGCATCGGAATGCCTTACACCTAACCAGGTTACCGGAGAATGGATCGATAACAGTAACTTGATAACTTGGCTGAAAGGGCTGGGTAAGAAATAA
- a CDS encoding tyrosine-type recombinase/integrase, with the protein MTDPFDYRGVLAPYMKALIRIKESCGSTVLSTKWTYKEFDEFTIIYGLSNPVITKDLIGAWAKSRENDCSRTFYGKCSRLAQLAKYMNEHGVKSYIMPLPKCTNDRGFVPYIFTEEQMLAIFRESDGLQRGSHRKDDPIISLPCLFRLLYSTGLRITEATSLRNKDVDPDRNVLRVGTWGNTKNGEERLVPICSSLKEALLKYLHYRSMLPVKGVTDSERPFFIKLNGTAVSSANAYNWFKKVYTKCGIAYKGECFGPRVHDIRHTMATHSLAKMIRKGLDVYTALPLLAACLGHKSLTSTEEYVRLTCNEYPELLEMCISLNEFIYPQKDGNE; encoded by the coding sequence ATGACTGATCCATTTGACTATCGGGGAGTATTGGCTCCTTATATGAAAGCCCTGATCCGGATCAAAGAATCCTGTGGGTCCACCGTGCTATCAACCAAATGGACTTACAAAGAGTTTGACGAGTTCACCATAATATATGGTTTATCAAATCCAGTTATCACGAAAGATCTGATAGGTGCCTGGGCAAAGTCCAGGGAAAATGATTGTAGTAGAACATTCTATGGAAAATGCTCCCGTCTGGCCCAACTGGCGAAATACATGAATGAGCACGGGGTTAAATCATATATCATGCCTTTGCCAAAATGTACGAACGATCGTGGTTTTGTACCCTATATCTTCACTGAAGAGCAGATGCTGGCCATATTCCGGGAATCTGACGGGCTTCAGCGAGGAAGCCATCGAAAAGATGACCCAATTATATCCCTACCCTGTCTTTTTCGACTTTTATATAGTACAGGCCTAAGAATCACAGAAGCAACCTCGCTGCGAAACAAGGATGTGGATCCCGACAGGAATGTATTAAGGGTTGGCACTTGGGGCAATACTAAAAATGGAGAAGAACGCCTGGTTCCCATATGCAGCTCTTTAAAGGAGGCCCTTCTGAAATATTTACATTACAGGAGCATGCTCCCCGTAAAAGGCGTTACTGATAGCGAACGTCCATTCTTCATTAAATTGAATGGTACAGCCGTGTCTTCCGCCAACGCATACAACTGGTTCAAAAAGGTATATACGAAATGTGGAATTGCATATAAAGGTGAATGCTTTGGTCCTCGGGTGCATGATATAAGACACACCATGGCAACGCATTCTCTTGCAAAAATGATAAGAAAAGGGCTTGATGTGTACACTGCCCTTCCATTACTGGCTGCTTGTCTGGGACACAAGTCTCTTACATCCACCGAAGAATATGTGAGACTCACCTGCAACGAATATCCCGAACTATTGGAAATGTGTATTTCCCTCAATGAATTTATATATCCCCAAAAAGATGGCAACGAATAA
- a CDS encoding tyrosine-type recombinase/integrase, producing MEIQNLIERTNQLLKEARYSGSRIYTYNWLWKKGILVYMHSRGLVDYDENVGNEYMLTCRDGFNVTFHHRDLIKSIEVLTHVLLDSNLGGRRQHVVQHPLRGDIGAAAIQYLEYLKSLGLNEKKTLQRYRKTMSNFIEYLLELGIDNRSGITEEAIVRYVESREYQQKEYIDTTRRFLLFLFRENIIAKDYSYMLKSLGKKIKRVKAPSFYAPDEVQKIETSISRSSNIGKRNYAMLLLCSRLGLRVSDIANLSFSDINWETNKITLVQYKTGNPLTLPLLPIVGNAIIDYVRYARPKSMSDKVFLSCRPPYGALNGGAVHGAILIVFKSSGIEFGNRHHGGHALRFSLAQRMLDKSTPISIISETLGHSEADTTRTYVRIDLSHMLGCVLDVPESSDCFYTQRGGWFYD from the coding sequence ATGGAAATTCAAAATCTTATTGAACGTACTAACCAACTTTTAAAAGAGGCCAGATATTCAGGCAGTCGTATCTACACCTATAATTGGTTGTGGAAGAAAGGCATCCTTGTTTATATGCACTCAAGAGGCTTGGTTGACTACGACGAAAACGTCGGCAACGAATATATGCTGACGTGCCGTGATGGTTTCAACGTTACATTCCATCATCGCGACCTTATTAAAAGTATTGAAGTGTTGACCCATGTTTTGTTGGATAGCAATCTGGGAGGGAGAAGACAGCATGTGGTACAACATCCCTTACGGGGTGACATCGGCGCCGCCGCTATTCAGTATCTTGAATACTTGAAATCCCTGGGCTTAAATGAGAAGAAGACACTTCAGCGTTACAGAAAAACAATGAGCAACTTTATAGAATATCTACTCGAACTGGGAATAGACAATCGTTCGGGAATAACCGAAGAAGCTATAGTGAGGTATGTTGAGAGTCGCGAATATCAACAGAAGGAGTATATTGATACTACGCGCCGCTTTCTATTATTTCTCTTCCGCGAAAATATAATTGCAAAGGACTATTCCTATATGCTAAAATCACTTGGTAAAAAAATCAAGCGTGTAAAGGCCCCTTCGTTCTATGCTCCAGATGAAGTACAGAAGATAGAGACATCGATTTCCCGTTCAAGCAATATTGGAAAACGCAACTATGCTATGCTATTATTATGCTCCCGTCTAGGGCTGCGCGTCTCGGATATAGCCAATTTGAGTTTTAGCGACATAAATTGGGAAACCAATAAAATAACGCTTGTGCAATATAAGACCGGAAATCCATTGACACTTCCACTTTTACCTATAGTTGGTAATGCCATTATCGACTATGTTCGGTATGCACGCCCAAAATCCATGTCAGACAAAGTGTTTTTAAGTTGTCGTCCTCCATATGGGGCACTTAATGGAGGAGCGGTTCATGGAGCCATCTTAATTGTTTTTAAGTCTTCTGGAATCGAATTCGGGAACAGGCATCATGGAGGGCATGCATTGAGATTCAGTCTGGCGCAAAGAATGCTGGACAAATCCACGCCAATCTCAATTATATCGGAAACACTGGGTCACTCCGAAGCAGATACAACAAGAACCTATGTCCGGATAGACCTGTCACATATGCTGGGATGCGTACTAGATGTTCCGGAATCCAGCGATTGCTTTTATACGCAGAGAGGAGGGTGGTTCTATGACTGA
- the istA gene encoding IS21 family transposase, with protein sequence MDEEPISTEYTGVNRRLLWEEYLVAHPQGYSYAQFCFHLKQLLVSRRDGSMILDHEPGDKLFIDFSGKKLGYIDHETGEIILCEIFVACLPYSNYCFAMAVPSQRSPDFLYALDCCLQFLGGVPRAIVPDNLKSAVIRTDRYEPEINRSMEDLANHYDTVVVPARPARPRDKSAVENHVKIIYTQVFARLRNRQFFDLPSLNLAIGECIERLNQTRMQDRNYCRQERFLSNELSSLRPLPRDRFSMKYYTTLKVGTNGHVHLKRDRHSYSVPYVHIGKQALVVYTERLVHIYIENVQVALHSRSFVANKYSTHPEHLASKHQQYGTRSPDYYIKRALDIHPDFHLLVVRVFGQSDRYPEQLYRTCEGLFRLHRSYGETFFKACEIALRNDMLSYKFLQRILENGMVEQQQEGADNKQLPQHENIRGASYYS encoded by the coding sequence ATTGACGAAGAACCCATATCAACGGAATATACAGGTGTAAACCGGAGACTTTTGTGGGAAGAGTATTTAGTAGCTCATCCACAGGGATATAGCTATGCCCAGTTCTGTTTCCATCTAAAGCAATTACTGGTCTCACGTCGCGATGGAAGCATGATACTGGACCACGAACCCGGTGACAAGCTTTTCATCGATTTCTCCGGCAAGAAGCTGGGTTACATCGACCATGAGACTGGTGAGATCATTTTATGCGAGATATTTGTTGCGTGCCTGCCATATTCCAACTATTGTTTTGCCATGGCCGTTCCCAGTCAGCGATCCCCCGATTTTCTCTATGCACTGGACTGCTGCCTGCAGTTTCTTGGAGGGGTCCCCAGAGCGATTGTCCCGGACAACCTCAAGTCAGCCGTCATACGAACCGATCGGTATGAACCAGAGATCAACAGGTCCATGGAAGATCTGGCAAACCATTATGATACGGTCGTAGTGCCTGCAAGGCCTGCCAGGCCCCGGGATAAAAGTGCCGTAGAGAACCATGTGAAGATCATCTATACCCAGGTATTTGCCCGGTTACGCAACAGGCAGTTTTTTGATCTCCCCTCACTCAACCTTGCTATCGGAGAGTGTATCGAGAGATTGAACCAGACCAGAATGCAGGACAGGAACTATTGCCGTCAGGAACGGTTTCTCAGCAACGAGCTGTCCAGTCTCAGACCACTTCCTCGGGACCGCTTTTCGATGAAATATTATACGACCCTCAAAGTGGGAACCAATGGACATGTACATCTCAAAAGGGACAGGCATTCCTATAGCGTTCCTTATGTCCATATTGGCAAACAGGCCCTAGTGGTCTATACTGAGCGTTTAGTCCACATCTATATTGAGAACGTACAGGTAGCCCTGCACAGCAGGAGTTTTGTTGCCAACAAATACTCGACGCATCCCGAACACCTTGCTTCCAAGCACCAGCAGTATGGCACCCGTTCGCCAGATTATTATATCAAGCGCGCTCTGGATATCCATCCGGACTTTCACTTACTGGTCGTTCGGGTCTTTGGACAAAGCGACCGATATCCGGAACAACTCTACAGAACGTGCGAAGGACTCTTTAGGCTGCACCGTAGCTATGGGGAAACATTCTTCAAAGCATGTGAAATTGCCTTAAGGAACGACATGCTGTCCTATAAGTTCCTACAAAGAATATTGGAAAACGGAATGGTGGAGCAACAGCAAGAGGGGGCGGATAACAAGCAATTGCCACAACATGAAAATATCAGGGGAGCATCCTATTACTCATAA
- a CDS encoding helix-turn-helix domain-containing protein → MGKSVLQIQRSDATEIKKLLNANDAYTVGIRLYMVYLVALGYSSRRLSELHNISFKQITNWVHRFEKEGIEGLKDKKGRGRRSNLSNEQLERIKNLVINEKPSDHGYQSVKWTGPLLAQWIDKEYGLAYQKAQVYNLLEKVGIVFEKKKGLVYKV, encoded by the coding sequence GTGGGAAAATCAGTCTTACAAATTCAGCGATCAGACGCAACAGAGATAAAGAAATTATTAAATGCAAATGATGCTTATACCGTTGGTATAAGGCTATACATGGTATATCTTGTTGCATTAGGCTATTCGAGCAGACGGTTGTCTGAACTACATAATATCAGCTTCAAGCAGATAACAAATTGGGTTCATAGATTTGAAAAAGAAGGTATTGAAGGATTAAAAGATAAGAAAGGGCGCGGTAGACGGAGCAATTTATCAAACGAACAACTCGAAAGAATCAAAAACTTGGTCATAAACGAAAAACCCTCGGATCATGGATATCAATCAGTAAAGTGGACAGGCCCTCTTTTGGCTCAATGGATTGATAAAGAATATGGCTTAGCATATCAAAAGGCACAAGTCTATAACTTGCTCGAAAAGGTTGGAATTGTGTTTGAAAAGAAAAAAGGTTTAGTTTATAAAGTGTAA
- a CDS encoding ISL3 family transposase — MIPEFVLPPNLQLKAETTYTSLGELYISTYAYQKHSTCPICGITSDRVHSRYFRTLLDLPVSGYLVKIKLRARKYFCDNSVCHRKVFTERFDCEIRPYYRRMIRSNELLFKMGLELGGIRGSAISRYVGLPVSSSTMLRVIQGVDIQPKALTSGVIGVDDWAFKKGSTYGTVIVDLERKEVIDLLPDRESDTLAEWLKNHPEIKVVSRDRYGPYALGIKTGAPDAIQVADRFHLIMNLGEAAKKVLQSKAKELKEIFKLYNDPKRKEPTLTEVTGPVEANLEVLATISTANIGAHKQYLFDKVKELYANGITLRQIARITNLDRKTVARYVSVEKLEKRQSRNSTNLESFINYLLSEENHGKTYRELHNTIVQMGFNGKYTQFCHKMNEVYNMPGLSRMKYKPQVVVAKTWSPTKLSLMLYRESKHLKEDDKEFLELLFEKLPQIKQLEQLIKDFKQLFLIKKDGMLQKWIQEASTSECGLKNFAKNLLRDYEAVNNAVVRTVSNGQVEGQVNRIKNIKRKMYGRAGFQLLRKMILAKSA, encoded by the coding sequence ATGATTCCAGAATTTGTACTTCCTCCCAATTTACAGTTAAAAGCTGAAACAACGTACACCTCTCTAGGAGAGCTTTATATTAGTACGTACGCTTATCAAAAACACTCAACATGCCCTATTTGTGGCATTACGAGTGATAGGGTTCATAGTAGATATTTCCGAACTCTTTTAGACCTTCCTGTTTCCGGATATTTAGTAAAAATCAAGCTCAGGGCTAGGAAGTATTTTTGTGATAATTCAGTCTGTCATCGAAAGGTTTTTACTGAACGCTTCGATTGTGAAATCAGGCCATATTATAGAAGAATGATTCGTTCAAATGAACTTCTTTTTAAAATGGGGCTTGAATTGGGAGGAATTAGAGGTTCAGCAATTAGTCGCTATGTTGGACTGCCGGTTAGCTCCTCCACTATGTTAAGAGTGATTCAAGGAGTAGATATACAACCTAAGGCTTTGACATCTGGGGTAATTGGCGTAGATGATTGGGCATTCAAAAAAGGAAGTACCTACGGAACCGTTATTGTGGATTTAGAACGGAAAGAAGTGATAGATTTACTTCCGGATCGTGAATCGGATACGCTGGCAGAGTGGCTGAAGAATCATCCAGAAATAAAAGTAGTATCCAGAGATCGCTATGGCCCATATGCTTTGGGTATAAAAACAGGGGCCCCTGATGCCATTCAGGTAGCCGACCGCTTTCACCTAATTATGAACTTAGGGGAAGCAGCTAAAAAAGTCTTACAATCAAAAGCAAAAGAATTGAAGGAAATATTTAAGCTTTATAATGATCCCAAAAGGAAAGAACCTACATTAACGGAAGTTACCGGGCCTGTTGAAGCAAATTTAGAAGTTCTAGCAACGATTTCTACAGCAAACATTGGTGCACATAAACAATATCTATTCGACAAGGTTAAAGAGCTATATGCCAATGGTATTACGCTGAGACAAATTGCCAGAATTACAAACCTGGATCGAAAAACAGTCGCAAGGTATGTATCCGTGGAAAAACTTGAGAAAAGACAGTCCAGAAACTCCACCAACCTGGAATCCTTCATTAATTATCTTTTGAGCGAAGAGAACCACGGAAAAACATATAGAGAACTACATAACACTATTGTTCAGATGGGATTCAATGGTAAGTATACCCAGTTTTGCCACAAGATGAATGAAGTTTATAATATGCCGGGGCTTAGTAGAATGAAATATAAGCCGCAGGTGGTGGTAGCAAAAACTTGGTCGCCAACCAAATTATCCTTAATGCTCTATAGGGAGTCAAAACACCTTAAGGAAGATGATAAAGAATTTTTAGAATTATTATTTGAAAAGCTTCCTCAAATAAAACAACTGGAGCAGTTGATAAAGGACTTTAAACAATTGTTTCTTATCAAGAAAGACGGAATGTTACAAAAATGGATTCAGGAGGCATCAACATCAGAGTGCGGGCTTAAAAATTTCGCTAAAAACCTTTTAAGGGACTATGAAGCAGTGAATAATGCAGTAGTAAGAACAGTAAGTAACGGCCAGGTTGAGGGACAAGTGAATCGAATAAAAAATATAAAAAGAAAAATGTACGGAAGGGCAGGATTTCAGCTATTGAGGAAAATGATACTTGCAAAATCAGCATAA
- a CDS encoding helix-turn-helix domain-containing protein has protein sequence MMVLPPKVRKNRKLTPLSRYGHFILDDVDPLYTHFSWVSVFWFIWARPNRYIPMAGKSRPMSQIKQLIRLHRENYPIKTIARHLSISKNTVKSYLKKVTDLNLSLERILELEDPVLERMLRSGNPAYRDERFEYLKERLPYFEKELSRIGVCIIRSICTQNRRSDPA, from the coding sequence ATGATGGTATTACCACCAAAAGTGCGGAAGAACCGCAAGCTGACCCCTCTTTCGAGATATGGTCATTTTATTCTGGACGATGTTGACCCCTTATACACTCATTTTTCATGGGTTTCTGTTTTTTGGTTTATTTGGGCTAGACCTAATCGATATATTCCAATGGCCGGTAAATCAAGACCCATGAGTCAGATCAAACAGTTAATACGATTGCACAGGGAGAATTATCCCATTAAAACAATAGCCCGTCATCTTTCCATCAGCAAGAATACGGTAAAGTCCTATCTAAAGAAGGTAACGGACCTGAATCTATCTCTGGAAAGGATACTGGAGCTGGAAGATCCAGTTCTTGAGCGGATGCTCAGATCGGGGAACCCCGCCTATCGGGACGAGCGTTTCGAGTATCTAAAAGAAAGGCTTCCTTATTTTGAAAAAGAACTATCACGAATAGGTGTATGCATAATCCGGAGCATATGCACCCAAAATCGGCGATCTGATCCAGCTTGA